Genomic DNA from Bifidobacterium sp. ESL0769:
AGCCGTGGAAATCGTCGAGCCATAGTCGTACGCGGTGGTGCCGAGCGGAATCGACGACCATGAAGTGGCGTCGCCGAGCTCGTAGCCCACGTTGAACTGGTCCAAGACCACATGCGGACGAATCGTGATGTCGTAGGCCGGAAGCGTGGTCGAACCGAACGTATACGTCGCCCACTCGTCGCTACTGCCCGTCTTGCGGTACTGCCAGCCGTCCTGGTGCTTGTGCGCCGGGAAGCTGATGCCCGCAGTGCTCGGAGCGTTCGGGATGACGGAACCGTAGTCATACGCGGTCGTGCTTCCAGGCACGCCGGACCACGTGGCCTCGCCGGTCTCGTAACCAACGTTGAACTGGTCGAGTACCACATGCGGACGAATCGTGATGGCATGATCCGGAATCGTCGTGGCGGAACCGCCGGTGCCGAACTTGAACGTCACCCACGGAGCGCTGCTGCCAGCCTCGCGATACTCCCAGCCATCCTGGTGCTTGTGCGCCGGGAAGCTAATGCCGGAAGTCGACGGAGCGGAAGCGATGGTCGAACCATAGTCGTGCGCGGTTGTGCCCACCGGGACACTGGACCAAGTCGCGTCGCCGGCTTCGTAACCGACATCGAACTGATCCATAACCCACTTCGGGCGGATCGTGATGTTGTGAGCAGGAAGCGTGGTCGAACCGAACGTATACTTCGCCCAGTCGTCGCTGCTGCCCGTCTCGCGATACTCCCAACCGGACTGATGCTTGTGGCTCGGGGCCACGATACCCGCAACAGACGGAGCAGTCGGGATGGTGGAACCATAGTCATAAGCGGTAGTGCCGCTAGGCATCAGGCTCCATGTCGCGCCAGCACCGGCCTCGTAGGAGACGTCGAACTGGTCGGTCACCCAATGCGGGCGAATCGTGATGTTGTGTGTCGGAATCGTCGTGGCCGAGCCGCCGGTGCCGAACGTGAACGTGGTCCACGGGGCGCTGCTGCCGGTCTCGCGATACTCCCAGCCGTCACGATGCTTGTGGCTCGGGGCCACGATACCCGCAACAGACGGGGCGTTCGCAATGGTGGAACCGTAGTCATACGCGGTCGTACCCGTAGGCCTGCCAGGCCACGTCGCGCCGTCGCCGGACTCGTAACCCACCGCGTACTGGTCGGTCACCCAATGCGGACGAATCGTGATGTCGTGCGCCGGAAGCGTGGTCGAGCCGAATGTATACTTCGCCCATTCGTCACTGCTACCCGTCTTGCGGAACTCCCAGCCATCCTGATGCTTGTTGGCCGGGTTGGTCAGGTCGCTGGTGCCGGGGGCTGACGAAATCTTCGAACCGTAGTCGTACGGGCTCGCACCGGGGATGGAAAGCCAGCTTGCGCCGTCTCCCGTCTCGTAGGAGACTTGGTACTGGTCCCACTGCACGTGAGGCCTGATGGTGATGGCATGGTTCGGGATCGTGGTCACGCCGAACGTGAACGTCGTCCACGGAGCGCTGCTGCCGGTCTCGCGGTATTCCCAACCATTCCAGTTCTTGTGGGCCGGAACGGTCAGGTCGCCGGTTGGCGGGGCCGAAGCGATGACGGAACCATAGTCGTGCTGCGTCGTGGTGGTCGGCACGGAAGGCCATGTCGCGTCACCGGTCTCGTAGGACACGCCGTACTTATTGAACACCCACTTCGGACGAATCGTGATGTTGTAGTTCGGAATCGTGGTGGCCGAACCGCCGGTACCGAACGTGAAGTCGGTCCATGCGGCACTGCTGCCGGCGCGATGATATTCCCAGCCATCCTGACGCTTGTTCGCCGGGGCGACGATACCGGAGGTCGACGGTGGCGTTGGAATGGTGGAACCATAGGCGTACGGGGTCGTACCCGTTGGCATGGTGGACCATGTCGCGCCGTCACCGGCCTCATAGTTGACCCGGTACTGGTTGGCAACCCACTTCGGGCGAATCGTGATGTCCGAATCGGGCATCGTGGTGGAGCCGAACGTGTAGTCCTGCCAGCCGCCGGACGAAGCGCGGTATTGCCAGCCGTCCTGATGCATATTCGTCGGAGCGGTCAGGTCACCGGTAGGAGGCGCGGACACGATGACGGAACCGTAGTCGTGCAGGGTCGTGCCCGTAGGCATTGAGCCCCACGAGGCACCCGTACCCGCTTCATAACCCACGCGGTACTGATCGAAGACCACATGCGGACGAATGGTGATGGCGTAGTCCGGGATCTGAGTCGAACCGAACGTGAACGTCGCCCAAGTGTCATTGCTGCCGGTCGCGCGGTACTCCCAACCGTCCTGGTGCTTATGCGCCGGGAAGCTGATGCCCGTCGTATTCGGTGCGGACGGGATGGTCGCACCGTAGTCATACTGCGTCGGGGTCGGCGGAACGGAAGCCCATGTAGCCTCACCCTGCTCGTAAGAGACGGGGAACTTGTCAGTCACCCACTTCGGCCGGATTGTGATGTCCGAATCGGGCATCGTGGTCGAGCCGAACGTATAGTCCTGCCAGCCGCCGGACGAAGCACGGTACTCCCAGCCGTCCTGGTGCTTGTGCGCCGGAGCGACGATACCGGAGGTCAACGGGGCCGATGCGATAACGGAACCATAGTCGTGCAGAGTCGTGCCCGTAGGCATCGTGGCCCACGAGGCACCCGTACCCGCTTCATAACCCACGCGGTACTGGTCCCAAGCTACATGCGGACGAATCGTGATGTTGTAATCCGGAATCGTGGTGGAGCCGAACGCGAACGCGTTCCAGCTTCCACTACCACCGGTCTCGCGATACTCCCAGCCGTTCCAGTTCTTGTGCGCCGGAACAGTCAGGTCGCCAGTAGGCGGGGCGGACGGGATCGTCGAACCGTAGTCATGCTGCGTCGTGGACGTTGGCACGGAAGGCCATGTCGCGTCACCACTGGAATAGCTCACGGTGAACTGGTCGATGACGACGTGCGGACGAATCGTGATGGCATGGTCCGGAATCGTGGTGGCCGAGCCGCCGGTGCCGAACTTGAACGTCGTCCACGGGGCCATACTGCCGGTCTCGCGGTACTCCCAGCCATCCTGATGATGATGCGCCGGGAAGGTGATGCCCGTCGTGTTCGGAGCAGATGCGATGGTCGAACCATAGTCGTGGCCCACGGTCGCAGGCGTGGAAGCCCACGTCGCGTCGCCCTGCTCATAGGAGACGTTGTATTGCACCCAGATCCAATGCGGGCGGATCGTGATGTCGTAATCCGGAAGCGTGGTGGCGCCGAACGTATATGTCACCCAGTCATCGCTGCTGCCCGTCTTGCGGTACTCCCAGCCGGACTGCTGCTTGTGCGAAGGCGCGTTCAGGTCGCCTGTGCCAGGCGCGGAACCGATGGTGGAGCCGTAATCATACGCGGTCGTGCCCGGAGGCATGGAACCCCATGTCGCGCCGGGGCCGGCCTCATACGACACATTGTGCTGGTCGGAGAGCACGCGCGGACGAATCGTGATGTTGTGGGCAGGAAGCGTGGTCGAACCGAAGGTATACTTCGTCCACGGGGCGCTGCTGCCGGTCTCGCGATACTCCCAGCCGTCGCGGTGCTTGTGCGCCGGGACCGTCAGGTCGCCGGTGCCTGGAGCGTTGGGGATAGTTGAGCCGTAGTCGTACGCGGTCGCGGTCGGCGGCACGCCCGGCCAGCTGGCGTCGCCCGTCTCGTAGGACACGTTGTACTGGTCCCACGCGAACGTCGGACGGATCAGGATGTCATGCGCCGGCACCGGAGTGGTGCCGAACGTGAACGGATTCCAGTTCGCGCCGCCGTCCTGCGAATACTGCCAGGCGTCATGGTGCTTGTGCTGCGGAGCGGTCAGGTCCGAGGTGCCCGGAGCGGTCAGCTGCGAATGGTAATCGTAGCGCGTGGCCGTTGGCATGCCAGCCCACGAGGTCGCCTCGCCGCGCTGGTAGGTCACCATGTACTGGTCGAAGACCACATGCGGACGAATCGTGATGTTGTGCGCCGGGATCGTGGTGGCGGAACCGCCCGTACCGAACGTGAATGTCGCCCACGGGTCGCTGCTGCCGGTCTCTCGGAACTCCCAGCCGTCCTGATGCTTGTGCGCCGGGAAGCTGATGCCCGTGGTGTTCGGGGCAGACGCGATGGTCGAACCATAATCGTGCGAGGTCGTACCTGTCGGCACGCCAGACCATGTAGCCTCGCCGGCCTCGTACTTGACGTCGTAGGAATCCCACACCACGTGCGGACGAATCGTGATGGCATGATCCGGAATCGTGGTGGCCGAGCCGCCGGTGCCGAACGTGAACGTCACCCACGGGGCCATGCTGCCGGTTTCACGGAACTCCCAGCCGTCCTGACGCTTGTTTGCCGGGAAGGTGATGCCTGCGGTCGAAGGCGCGGACGCGATGGTCGAGCCATAATCATGCGCAGTCGTACCAGTCGGCACGCCGGCCCACGTGGCCTCGCCCTGCTCGTAGGAGACGTCGAACTGGTCCATGACCCACTTCGGACGAATCGTGATGTTGTGCGCGGGAAGCGTGGTTGAACCGAAGGTATACTTCGCCCAGTCGTCGCTGCTGCCGGTCTCGCGATACTCCCAGCCGTCCTGATGCTTATGCGTCGGCCTGGTCAGGTCACCCGTGGTAGGCGCGTTGGGGATGGTCGAACCGTAATCATAGGAGGTCGTGCCCGTCGGCATGGAACCCCATGTCGCGCCGGGGCCCGCTTCATACGACACGTCGTATTGGTCGGAAAGCACGCGAGGACGGATAGTGATGGGATGGTCCGGAATCGTAGTGGCGGAGCCGCCCGTGCCGAACGTGAACTTCACCCAGCTGTCGCTGCTGCCGGTCTTGCGATACTCCCAGCCATCACGATGCTTGTGCGCCGGAATGGTCAGGTCGCCGGTTGCAGGCGGGTCGGCGATGGTCGAGCCATAGTCATACTGGGTCGCGGTCGGCGGCACGCCAGGCCAGTTGGCATCGCCGGTCTCGTAGGAGACGGCGTACTGGTCGAAGACCCACTTCGGGCGGATCGTGATGTTGTGGTCGGGAAGCGTGGTCGAACCGAACATATACGTATCCCATTCCCCGCTGCCGCCGGTCTCGCGATACTCCCAACCGTTACGATGCTTGTGGCTCGGAGCAGTGATACCCGTGATGTTCGGCTCGTTCGGGATGACGGAGCCGTAATCGTAAGAGGTGGTGCCGGAAGGCATCAAGGCCCAGCTGCCGCCGCCGTCTTCGTAGCGCACCTGGTACTTGTCATAGACCACATGCGGGCGAATCGTGATATTGTGCGCCGGAATCGTGGTGGCTGAGCCGCCCGTGCCGAACGTGAACGTGTCCCAGCTGCCGCTGCCACCGGTCTCGCGATATTCCCAGCCGTCCTGGTGCTTGTGCGCCGGGAAGCTGATGCCCGTGGTGTTCGGGGCCGTAGCGATGGTCGAACCATAATCGTGCGAGGTCGTACCCGAAGGCACGGAACCCCACGTGGCTTCGCCGGCCTCGTACTTGACGTCATAGGAATCCCACACCACATGCGGACGGATCGTAATGGGATGATCCGGAAGGGTGGTGCTGCCGAACGTATAGGTCACCCATTCGTCGCTGCTGCCCGTCTTGTGATACTGCCAGCCATCCTGGTGCTTGTGCGCCGGGAAAGAGATGCCCGTGGTCGCAGGGGCGTTGGCGATGGTCGAACCGTAATCATACGGCGCCGCACTCGGCACAGGAGCCCACGTGGCCTCGCCTTGCTCATAGGAGACATTGAACTGGTCCATAACCCACTTCGGGCGGATCGTGATGTTCGAGGCGGGAATCACCGTACCGGTGCCGGGGGCGCCGAACGTGAACGTGTTCCAGCCGCCGGTCGAGGCCTTATACTCCCAGCCGTCACGATGCTTGTGAGCCGGGGCAGTCATACCCGTCGTCGGCGGCTCCGTCGGAATCGTCGAACCATAATCGTACGCCGTCGAACCCGAAGGCATCGAAGACCACGAGGCCCCGTCGCCCGCGGCATAGCTGACATTGTATTGGTCGGTCACCCACTTCGGCCGCACCGTGATGTCATAAGCCGGCACATGCGTCACACCAAACTTGAACTCCAACCACGGATCAGTGGAGGGAGCACCCGTCTTGCGGTACTCCCAGCCGCTCGTCACCGTATCCTGGTGCTTGTTCTCCGGAGCGTTCAAGCCGGTCAGCGAGGGCGCCGAAACCGTCTCATCCTCGCCCACCGCAACCGGCGAGCCCGGCATCGACGTCCACGTACCGCCGTTGTCGTCATAGGTCAGCTGGTGCGGAATCCCCTCCCAAACCGGCCGCACCGTGATCGGCCAGTCGGGCATGTGTGTGCTGCCGAACGTGAACGTCGCCCAGTCGTCGCTGCTGCTCGTCTTGCGATACTGCCAGCCACTGCGCTGCTTGTGCGCCGGGGCCTTCAGATGCGACAGGTTCGCCGGCTCGGAGATCGTCGCATCATACTCTGTGGACACCGGGCTTTGCGCAGCGCCGTCCCATGTGCCGCCGTTCGTGTCGAATGTGACATCGTAATGGGCCGGAACCCAGGAGGCGTACAACGTCACCGTGGTCGGCGTGGTGTAAACGATGTCGAAACCGTACACCGGGCCCGTCGCGCTACCTGTATGCCAGGCACCGAAAGTACATCCTGTTTTCGTCGGGTTCGCCGGGGCATGCGCCGTACCGCCCCACGGCACAGTCTGGTCCGGCACGACGCTGCCGCCCTGCGAATCGAAACGCACTGTCGGGTGGCCGGTGACATGCGTCACCGGATCACCCGTCACCGTGCCTGCGGGAGCGTTGCCGGTCACACCGCCGGGAAGCGTGCCTGCGAAATCGAACTTGGGGCTGGTGGTACCGGAAGGCCAACGCACCACATGAGCAGCGGAATCATATGAGCCATTCGACGGGCTGATGTTCGACGGCGTGATGAACGTCCCGTCGATATTCCTCGCCGTCGACATCGTCACATACTGGCCATCATCATAAGCGGTCGCAGTCGCAACTTGGCCGGCACCGTTGAAATTCGTCAGATGGGACAGACTCCCGAACGACGAGAAATCCGACACCTGATTACCGCTGAAATCAAGGCTTCTCAGATTAGACAGCCCGGACAACGCACTCACGAACCGCGCCACATCATCATTGGACGTATACGAGTTCGACCAACTGAGAGTATGCAAAACCGTCATGCCCGACAGGGGCGAATAATCCGACACCCGCCAATGAGAACCGGCATCGAACGATGTTGTCGCGGTCAGATATTGCATGCCTTCGATATTCGTCACATCATTGCCGTTATTCCCTCCACCCCACATGGCGACATAGATATGGGACAAATTGTCATTCGGATCGAAAAGTGAACTAGGGGCAGGGGCTCCGTAATGCCATTTCATATAATTCCACTCGGCTGAAATCCCATTGGCAAGGCTCGTGTCAGGGAAGCACTGGGCAAATGTGGAATATGGGGGGTAGCAACCAGACCGCAGGCCGACACCGCCACGCGGGTGCAAACCGTTTTTCACGGAGGCGTCGCCCCGACTGCCCTTCAGCAAAGACTCCTGAGACCCCAGCTGCGAAGATTCAGAAGATTGTGACTGCCCTTGCCTAGATTCGCCAGGCGACGCTGTCTGACTTTGCTTGGCTGAAGAAGATTGTGACTGTGATTGCGTCTGCCGGGAGGCCTGCCCGCTCTCGGGCTCGACCGCCGTCGCCGTGCCGGGCAGCACCATCGCCACACCCGCCACAAGGCAAACTAGAGCCCTAAACGCACCCCCCCCCCGCGATGCGAGGCAAAGTCACGCAAGCCGCGCAACCACTCTGTAAAACGAGACATCATCCTTCTTCTCCCTGTATCAATAGGAACACCCGCACCTCAAACCACCCCAGTGCGGAACTACACTTCAGACACGCAAAACTGTAACACGAGTCGGACACGAGCACCGCATTTCTGCCTAATTAACGAAACACAATCACTTCTTTCAAACGTTTAATACGACTCTCACAATTTTAATATTCAGACAATAATCATTGATTTGCAAAACAACGGCAACACTGTTTCACAGATTGTCTATTCCACACCGAACGCTTTGTACTGCAACACTTCGGCCACCCACGCCGTATCTGCCCACTCACCGCCCCACCATCCGACTGTCTCCCGCCAACCTATCTATGTATAACGTTTTAAGAAAATTCCCAAAATTTTTTCAAAAATTTCCCCGACAAAATAATTAGACACGCCGAACACCTAAAAACATCGAGCTATGAAAAACCTGTTTTACAGGGCCAGGGTTCACCATATAGGACAGAGATAACGACCTGTATGACCATGCGGGCTCCCGGGCTGGCGGTAGACTCGAATGCAATACGCGATGCGGCGGGACGAAGGAGGCGGCGATGGCGCGCAGGAAGAGGAGACGGATCAGGCTCGCCTGGGGCGACGAAAGCATGCGCACCCAGGACTCCGGGCCAGGCCGCTACATGGTCGGCGTGACGCTGTGCAACCTCGACGAAACGGCCGTGCGCGACGGGTTCGAGGAGCACGGGCTGTTCCACCAGAAGAAGGCCCACTGGTACAACATGACCGACCCCGAACGGCGCAAGTCGGTCGACTTCATCAACGGACTGGGACTCCGGCACGTCGTCGTCTGCGCCGAACCCTTGCCCCACACGATCCGCCCCGAGCGCGCCCGGCGCAAATGCCTCGAGACCCTTCTGCCCATCCTGGAGCACCAGTACGGAGTGGACCGGCTGTTCATGGAGGCCCGCAACCCCAAGCAGGACAGGCAGGAGATGCTCTTCGTGCAGGGGATACGTTCTCGAGGCTTCATCAAAAAAATGGACTATGATCTGCTCACCGGCAGATCCGACGCCAGGCTCTGGCTCCCCGACCAGGTGCTTGGCGTAATGGGCGCCGATGACTGGCAGGGACCCGTGCTCAACGACTGCGAGACCTACACCATCGGAGTCGACTGAGAGGATGTCACAAGTGCGCTCACGGCGTAATGCACAGTTACAGGTTGCGTGCCTCATTTTCATTCGATATACTTATCAGTAAGCCTGCCTTCGAGGAGGTACGGAAGTGGAAGCCGGATGTCCCTGCGTTGGCGTGGGGCCCGGCTTCCGCGCGATTTACAGGTCATTTGGGCTATTGGCCTAAAACCCTACTTTTAGCCTATAACCCCCAATAATCTGAAAGACCCTGAAATGCGAAAGGCTTACGAGGAAGCTGTAAAAATGGTGAGCGGGAAGAACAAGCTCTCCGCATTGTTATTCCGGAAGAAAAGCGCCTGAATATCAGGATATCGAGCAAAGCAGCTCTTTCAATTTTGCCGAGGCTCCGACCCGCAAAATACTCGAATGGCGTATAGTGGTTTCCGAGGCCTCGAGAACGACTGTTCCGTGGTCCTCCGCGTGTGGCCCTCGCGTTAAACGAAGCTGACGCCCGATACGATTGGCGTTGAGGTTGAAAAGCCTCAGAACGTATCAGACCCCGTGCCAGCGGGATTAATGATAATTCAATTAATTTATTGGCTTCATGCATTCTTTCAGGGATGCGATTGGTCGTTCGCAGGCGACAGAAAAGGGCTAGTAGGGGTTCGGATCTTCGGATTCGGGCCCCTACTTTTTGTGTTGTAAAACCTGGGGTATGAGGTCGGATACCGCCACATACCTGCGGCGCAACGCCCGCCCGCAAGTTGCGCGGTTCCCCGTCATCCGATATGCTGAGGCTATGCCTACCTTTGCGAAGGCAAGGAAGTGGAAGCCGGATGTCCCTGCGTTGGCGTGGGGCCCGGCTTCCGCGCGATTTACAGGTCATTTGGGCTATTGGCCTAAAACCCTACTTTTAGCCTATAACCCCGATAATCTGAAAGACCCTGAGATGCGAAAGGCTTACGAGGACGCTGTAAAAATGGTGAGCGGGAAGAACAAACTCTCCGCATTGTTATCCCGAAGAAAAACGCCTGAATACCAAGGGTATCGGGTTATAGGCCTATAGCCCGTTTGACGCACATATCTGCTTTTTTGTGGTATTCTGATAGTGTTATGACCGCTCTGATGCCATGCACATAGCTTAGGAGCGGTCCTCATTTTCTCCCGTACATTGATGTAAGGCAGGCCGCCAATGAAGTACGCCAAGCCATGGTTGGACCTCAATCAGCAGTGTGTAAAGCTCACCGGCCTGGGTATGCAAAACGTCCTGCGGGTTATTGGCCAAAACCCGTGTGGGCCGCCAGCCCAAGCCGACGACCCACACGAACATAT
This window encodes:
- a CDS encoding InlB B-repeat-containing protein: MAGVAMVLPGTATAVEPESGQASRQTQSQSQSSSAKQSQTASPGESRQGQSQSSESSQLGSQESLLKGSRGDASVKNGLHPRGGVGLRSGCYPPYSTFAQCFPDTSLANGISAEWNYMKWHYGAPAPSSLFDPNDNLSHIYVAMWGGGNNGNDVTNIEGMQYLTATTSFDAGSHWRVSDYSPLSGMTVLHTLSWSNSYTSNDDVARFVSALSGLSNLRSLDFSGNQVSDFSSFGSLSHLTNFNGAGQVATATAYDDGQYVTMSTARNIDGTFITPSNISPSNGSYDSAAHVVRWPSGTTSPKFDFAGTLPGGVTGNAPAGTVTGDPVTHVTGHPTVRFDSQGGSVVPDQTVPWGGTAHAPANPTKTGCTFGAWHTGSATGPVYGFDIVYTTPTTVTLYASWVPAHYDVTFDTNGGTWDGAAQSPVSTEYDATISEPANLSHLKAPAHKQRSGWQYRKTSSSDDWATFTFGSTHMPDWPITVRPVWEGIPHQLTYDDNGGTWTSMPGSPVAVGEDETVSAPSLTGLNAPENKHQDTVTSGWEYRKTGAPSTDPWLEFKFGVTHVPAYDITVRPKWVTDQYNVSYAAGDGASWSSMPSGSTAYDYGSTIPTEPPTTGMTAPAHKHRDGWEYKASTGGWNTFTFGAPGTGTVIPASNITIRPKWVMDQFNVSYEQGEATWAPVPSAAPYDYGSTIANAPATTGISFPAHKHQDGWQYHKTGSSDEWVTYTFGSTTLPDHPITIRPHVVWDSYDVKYEAGEATWGSVPSGTTSHDYGSTIATAPNTTGISFPAHKHQDGWEYRETGGSGSWDTFTFGTGGSATTIPAHNITIRPHVVYDKYQVRYEDGGGSWALMPSGTTSYDYGSVIPNEPNITGITAPSHKHRNGWEYRETGGSGEWDTYMFGSTTLPDHNITIRPKWVFDQYAVSYETGDANWPGVPPTATQYDYGSTIADPPATGDLTIPAHKHRDGWEYRKTGSSDSWVKFTFGTGGSATTIPDHPITIRPRVLSDQYDVSYEAGPGATWGSMPTGTTSYDYGSTIPNAPTTGDLTRPTHKHQDGWEYRETGSSDDWAKYTFGSTTLPAHNITIRPKWVMDQFDVSYEQGEATWAGVPTGTTAHDYGSTIASAPSTAGITFPANKRQDGWEFRETGSMAPWVTFTFGTGGSATTIPDHAITIRPHVVWDSYDVKYEAGEATWSGVPTGTTSHDYGSTIASAPNTTGISFPAHKHQDGWEFRETGSSDPWATFTFGTGGSATTIPAHNITIRPHVVFDQYMVTYQRGEATSWAGMPTATRYDYHSQLTAPGTSDLTAPQHKHHDAWQYSQDGGANWNPFTFGTTPVPAHDILIRPTFAWDQYNVSYETGDASWPGVPPTATAYDYGSTIPNAPGTGDLTVPAHKHRDGWEYRETGSSAPWTKYTFGSTTLPAHNITIRPRVLSDQHNVSYEAGPGATWGSMPPGTTAYDYGSTIGSAPGTGDLNAPSHKQQSGWEYRKTGSSDDWVTYTFGATTLPDYDITIRPHWIWVQYNVSYEQGDATWASTPATVGHDYGSTIASAPNTTGITFPAHHHQDGWEYRETGSMAPWTTFKFGTGGSATTIPDHAITIRPHVVIDQFTVSYSSGDATWPSVPTSTTQHDYGSTIPSAPPTGDLTVPAHKNWNGWEYRETGGSGSWNAFAFGSTTIPDYNITIRPHVAWDQYRVGYEAGTGASWATMPTGTTLHDYGSVIASAPLTSGIVAPAHKHQDGWEYRASSGGWQDYTFGSTTMPDSDITIRPKWVTDKFPVSYEQGEATWASVPPTPTQYDYGATIPSAPNTTGISFPAHKHQDGWEYRATGSNDTWATFTFGSTQIPDYAITIRPHVVFDQYRVGYEAGTGASWGSMPTGTTLHDYGSVIVSAPPTGDLTAPTNMHQDGWQYRASSGGWQDYTFGSTTMPDSDITIRPKWVANQYRVNYEAGDGATWSTMPTGTTPYAYGSTIPTPPSTSGIVAPANKRQDGWEYHRAGSSAAWTDFTFGTGGSATTIPNYNITIRPKWVFNKYGVSYETGDATWPSVPTTTTQHDYGSVIASAPPTGDLTVPAHKNWNGWEYRETGSSAPWTTFTFGVTTIPNHAITIRPHVQWDQYQVSYETGDGASWLSIPGASPYDYGSKISSAPGTSDLTNPANKHQDGWEFRKTGSSDEWAKYTFGSTTLPAHDITIRPHWVTDQYAVGYESGDGATWPGRPTGTTAYDYGSTIANAPSVAGIVAPSHKHRDGWEYRETGSSAPWTTFTFGTGGSATTIPTHNITIRPHWVTDQFDVSYEAGAGATWSLMPSGTTAYDYGSTIPTAPSVAGIVAPSHKHQSGWEYRETGSSDDWAKYTFGSTTLPAHNITIRPKWVMDQFDVGYEAGDATWSSVPVGTTAHDYGSTIASAPSTSGISFPAHKHQDGWEYREAGSSAPWVTFKFGTGGSATTIPDHAITIRPHVVLDQFNVGYETGEATWSGVPGSTTAYDYGSVIPNAPSTAGISFPAHKHQDGWQYRKTGSSDEWATYTFGSTTLPAYDITIRPHVVLDQFNVGYELGDATSWSSIPLGTTAYDYGSTISTAPGVGDLTAPAHKHQDGWQFRKTGSSDPWARYTFGSTTLPAHDITIRPRIVFDQFNVSYENGGGTWAVMPSTPVAHDYGSTISSEPNTTGMTAPAHKHQSGWEYRKTGSSDAWVAFEFGTGGSATTIPDHAITIRPHWDWDQYNVSYEAGQATWPLMPTTPTAHNYGSTIATAPNTAGISFPAHKHQDGWEYRRTGGSGDWARYTFGSTTLPDHAITIRPRVVFDQYRVSYQQGDGTWASMPGGTTLHDYGSTIATAPATTGLTAPAHKHHAAWEYSQDNGTTWAGYSFGSTAMPAHDIIIRPTFALDQYRVGYQLGDATSWGSMPAVSRHDYGSVIASAPGTVDLAAPAHKHQSGWEYKTTSSGWQAFTFGTTTIPASDITIRPAFALDQYNVTYDADGGIWAAMPGTSRHDYGSTLVEPAGGYTKTGFLPRGWEYSTNGTDWNAFTFGSTTMPAHDITIRPVWKAQLTITFDVEGGAAIAPRIVAEGDKFGQLPTPTRTGYRFDGWFVESMLRSLVPYDPNATISGNVTVVAQWTKIAPPAPSNPVVTTPPSSGWLETPEGHQWLPSQEGQHWLSTPQGHQWVSSDPGHAWLQTPEGHSWLNTPNGGAWLATPGGHQWLGTKPGQTWVSSTPGLAWLNTPAGQDWLKTPEGYAWLATPEGRKWLASRPKPKVVATTGSDVAVPMGLMVSALVMALGLQLIRRRRRD